A single Phoenix dactylifera cultivar Barhee BC4 chromosome 1, palm_55x_up_171113_PBpolish2nd_filt_p, whole genome shotgun sequence DNA region contains:
- the LOC103721809 gene encoding UPF0481 protein At3g47200-like encodes MDRGMDPQYRRPKRGGITKSILAPITRFLSRFSTPDGPENGLAVSPSFSPIPSYASRGKPSTDASTASCRTDEAWIDEVRKKVDLAQPMGHPKRPCTIFKVPEHIRPLDIEAYEPVIASVGPFHHNSRESAFMKYHKWRCVRHLLSHHRSQLLKECLLELKKHDETVRSCYSEEFSKLNAQDMALIMLLDGCFIIYLMCSRKESWNPRRLECMVETREREVVLNIDEKDEQLEGPTVAGLFTIDVVIYDLLKLENQIPFFIIQLLFDRLIPCEDGQINLVDLALRLFKGIQPEESKSFKKKSPGEYHHLLHLFYSSRIPSEKPAESTSAPGEAAPSQGASTSAPTSTSASGCIPKLMKFKCKKAEVDPPRGSTPKWIPSATELLRAGVKFKKKEQADSFLNIQFQRRKMKLTPWLCLRNLYLMFRSGRMEIPPLQIYDYTGPLFRNLIAFEQCYLKAEMYITIYALFMDCIIDQAEDVRLLHLKGILEHKQSNDQAVANLFNHLGSQIHYFPEKNYLANQIREVNRFYEVKWHKRLAALRRDYCGSPWATISVLAAAFLLLLTVEQALFSALSYVHSS; translated from the coding sequence GTCCGATACCGTCTTATGCAAGCAGAGGAAAGCCTTCCACCGACGCATCTACCGCTAGCTGCAGAACCGACGAGGCGTGGATCGATGAAGTGAGGAAAAAGGTAGATTTAGCCCAACCCATGGGCCATCCCAAGAGACCATGCACCATCTTCAAGGTCCCCGAGCACATCCGACCGTTGGATATTGAAGCCTACGAACCAGTGATTGCTTCCGTCGGACCTTTTCACCACAACAGCCGCGAGAGTGCCTTCATGAAGTACCACAAGTGGCGGTGTGTCCGGCACCTTCTATCCCATCATCGAAGTCAATTGCTGAAGGAGTGCTTGTTGGAGTTGAAGAAACACGATGAGACGGTTCGGAGCTGCTACTCTGAGGAATTCTCCAAACTGAATGCCCAAGATATGGCATTGATCATGTTGCTTGATGGGTGCTTCATCATTTATCTCATGTGTTCCAGGAAGGAATCATGGAATCCAAGGAGACTAGAGTGTATGGTGGAGACGAGGGAACGGGAGGTTGTTTTAAATATCGACGAGAAGGATGAACAGCTTGAGGGCCCAACTGTGGCAGGGTTGTTCACTATTGATGTAGTGATTTATGATCTGCTGAAGCTTGAGAACCAAATTCCTTTCTTCATCATCCAATTGCTATTTGATCGTCTCATACCATGCGAGGATGGACAGATTAATCTTGTTGACCTTGCTCTCAGGCTTTTCAAGGGCATCCAACCCGAGGAATCCAAATCATTCAAGAAGAAGTCCCCCGGAGAATACCATCATctgctccatctattttattCATCTCGGATCCCTTCAGAAAAGCCAGCAGAGTCTACATCTGCACCAGGAGAAGCTGCTCCTTCACAAGGGGCTTCGACATCTGCACCGACTTCGACATCTGCATCAGGATGTATTCCTAAACTCATGAAGTTTAAGTGTAAGAAAGCAGAAGTTGATCCTCCACGAGGATCTACACCCAAGTGGATTCCTAGTGCGACGGAGCTCCTCAGGGCTGGGGTGAAGTTCAAGAAGAAGGAACAGGCAGACAGTTTCTTGAACATACAATTCCAGAGAAGGAAGATGAAGCTCACGCCATGGCTATGCCTCCGGAATTTGTATTTAATGTTTAGGAGTGGGCGGATGGAGATACCACCACTGCAAATCTATGACTATACCGGTCCTCTCTTCCGAAACCTCATAGCTTTCGAACAGTGCTATTTGAAAGCTGAGATGTATATTACGATATACGCACTCTTTATGGACTGCATCATCGACCAGGCTGAGGACGTGCGATTGCTCCACTTGAAAGGCATACTGGAACATAAGCAAAGCAATGATCAAGCAGTGGCAAACCTCTTCAATCATTTGGGCAGTCAGATACACTATTTTCCGGAAAAGAACTATCTTGCAAATCAGATTAGGGAAGTAAACAGGTTTTATGAAGTCAAATGGCACAAAAGGCTTGCTGCTTTGAGGCGAGACTATTGTGGCAGCCCATGGGCTACAATTTCAGTGTTGGCAGCGGCCTTTCTTCTCTTGCTGACCGTCGAGCAGGCACTATTTTCTGCATTGTCCTATGTTCACTCTTCATAG